Proteins from a genomic interval of Nitrospinota bacterium:
- a CDS encoding ketoacyl-ACP synthase III, with protein sequence MPENLLYRAIITGTGSYLPEKVLTNQDLEKTLDTSDEWIRTRTGISERRIAHESESASVLAAHAARKALKAAGLEADDLNVIIVCTSTPDLLFPATACFVQKELGASKSAAFDVSAVCSGFVYGLSIAEQYIKSGRYQHILVVGSEVNSRIVDWTDRNTCVLFGDGAGAVVVSRKAGSEPCGVLSSHIYSDGNLSNLIEVPKVIGRSQACGENGTQDHFFIKMAGGATFKEAVKRMTAVCLEALEYNGLSKEDVDLVIPHQANKRIIDAVTEKLQIPAEKVFMNIHKYGNTSAASIPIAINEAKELGRIQPGCLMLMMVVGSGLTWGAAVIRW encoded by the coding sequence ATGCCTGAAAATTTATTGTACCGGGCCATTATAACCGGAACAGGTTCTTACCTTCCAGAGAAGGTGTTGACCAATCAGGATCTGGAAAAAACACTGGATACCTCCGATGAATGGATCCGCACCCGTACGGGTATCAGCGAAAGAAGAATCGCTCATGAAAGCGAATCGGCATCGGTGCTTGCCGCTCATGCCGCACGAAAGGCACTGAAGGCCGCTGGTTTGGAAGCTGATGATCTTAATGTGATCATTGTTTGCACCTCCACGCCGGACCTTCTTTTTCCCGCCACAGCCTGCTTTGTACAAAAGGAACTTGGAGCCAGCAAATCGGCAGCGTTTGATGTCTCGGCGGTTTGCTCCGGGTTCGTTTACGGGCTTTCCATTGCCGAACAATATATCAAGAGCGGGCGTTACCAGCACATTCTGGTGGTAGGGAGCGAAGTCAATTCCCGGATAGTCGATTGGACGGACCGCAACACCTGTGTTCTTTTCGGAGATGGGGCAGGGGCCGTGGTGGTCAGTCGTAAAGCAGGGTCCGAGCCTTGTGGAGTCTTATCGTCGCACATTTATTCAGACGGAAATTTGTCGAATCTGATTGAAGTCCCAAAAGTTATCGGTCGTTCCCAGGCTTGCGGAGAGAACGGCACCCAGGATCATTTTTTCATCAAAATGGCGGGAGGCGCGACCTTTAAGGAGGCTGTAAAACGCATGACCGCAGTTTGCCTGGAAGCATTGGAGTATAACGGCCTCAGTAAAGAGGATGTTGACCTCGTAATTCCCCATCAGGCGAACAAAAGAATCATCGACGCGGTCACAGAAAAACTGCAAATTCCAGCGGAAAAAGTTTTTATGAATATCCATAAATATGGAAATACGTCGGCGGCTTCGATTCCGATAGCAATTAATGAGGCGAAAGAGTTGGGACGCATCCAACCTGGGTGTTTAATGTTAATGATGGTGGTTGGGTCGGGTTTGACTTGGGGAGCGGCGGTGATTCGATGGTAG
- the plsX gene encoding phosphate acyltransferase PlsX, translated as MKIVVDAMGGDHAPGAIVEGAVLAAREFGVEIILTGLADKVQAELDKFEDHTSLPIRVVHAEEVVEMHEVPAKALRSKKKSSMKIGIDLVKNGEADAFVSAGNTGAVLAYCTVILRPLKGVDRPAIAVRLPTLKGTSILLDAGANVDCKTSQLFQFAIMGHVYAKYVLGKEDPGVGLLSIGEEDGKGNEITKEVFQMLKKSHINFIGNVEGKEVYRGNADVIVCDGFTGNVALKISESLAEMIGTNLKRLFQTNWASKLGYFFIKPHLAEFKKKVDHSETGGAPLLGINGVCIIAHGSSSPKAIKNAIIRAQELIEKKVNQHIQDDIEFNLEERNKKGIWKQIKTMAFGEEGEIDKANNASTSEPVDASENNSASSEKPIEPSASNSESSDSKPKTK; from the coding sequence ATGAAAATCGTTGTCGATGCAATGGGGGGCGATCATGCACCAGGGGCTATTGTGGAAGGAGCCGTCCTTGCCGCGAGGGAGTTTGGTGTAGAAATCATCCTCACTGGATTGGCCGATAAAGTTCAGGCCGAACTGGATAAATTCGAGGATCATACAAGCTTGCCCATTCGTGTCGTTCATGCTGAAGAAGTGGTTGAAATGCACGAAGTTCCCGCCAAGGCATTGCGGAGCAAAAAGAAATCGTCCATGAAAATCGGGATCGACCTGGTTAAAAACGGGGAGGCCGATGCCTTTGTCAGCGCTGGAAATACAGGCGCTGTTCTTGCCTACTGCACCGTCATCCTACGTCCGTTAAAAGGAGTGGACCGACCGGCGATTGCCGTTCGCCTTCCCACCCTGAAAGGCACGTCCATTTTATTGGATGCCGGAGCCAACGTGGATTGTAAAACTTCCCAATTATTTCAGTTTGCCATCATGGGCCATGTTTACGCGAAATATGTTCTTGGTAAAGAAGATCCCGGTGTCGGTTTGTTGAGCATTGGCGAGGAAGATGGCAAAGGCAACGAAATCACCAAAGAAGTTTTTCAGATGTTGAAGAAAAGCCATATCAACTTCATTGGCAATGTGGAAGGCAAGGAAGTATACCGAGGCAACGCCGATGTTATCGTCTGTGACGGGTTCACCGGCAATGTGGCGCTCAAGATCAGCGAAAGCCTGGCGGAAATGATTGGCACCAACTTAAAGCGCCTTTTTCAAACCAATTGGGCCAGTAAGTTGGGCTATTTTTTTATAAAACCGCATTTGGCCGAATTCAAAAAAAAGGTCGATCATTCAGAAACCGGGGGCGCTCCACTTTTAGGTATCAACGGCGTGTGCATTATTGCCCACGGAAGCTCTTCTCCCAAGGCAATCAAAAACGCCATCATCAGAGCTCAGGAATTGATCGAGAAAAAAGTCAATCAACATATTCAAGACGATATAGAGTTCAATCTTGAAGAGCGTAACAAAAAGGGAATCTGGAAACAAATCAAGACCATGGCCTTTGGTGAAGAAGGAGAAATTGACAAGGCAAATAATGCCTCTACATCAGAACCGGTTGACGCTTCTGAAAACAATTCTGCTTCATCAGAAAAACCGATCGAACCTTCTGCAAGTAATTCGGAATCGTCAGATTCAAAACCCAAAACAAAATAA
- the rpmF gene encoding 50S ribosomal protein L32 — protein sequence MPVPKKKTSKSRRGHRRSHDKLDFPSFGECSQCHENKRPHHICMHCGYYKGKEIMSIEAV from the coding sequence ATGCCTGTACCTAAGAAGAAGACATCGAAATCCAGACGGGGCCATCGCCGCTCGCACGACAAACTCGATTTTCCCTCCTTTGGGGAATGTTCGCAATGCCATGAAAATAAGCGGCCGCACCACATTTGCATGCACTGCGGGTATTATAAGGGAAAAGAAATCATGTCCATAGAGGCGGTTTAA
- a CDS encoding DUF177 domain-containing protein, producing MIVSMYFAIDDLRGEALEFTQREKKEDFEAAHPECSLVTDIEVVGTLRKSGVDVYLSGEIRTELFVTCTRCLEPFKFPVKCMVTARYVPQSEPDKEHAEVELDASDIEIEYYDDGRVDITQSVCDQILLEVPQICLCEKDCKGLCPDCGENLNLGACGCGNESSIDPRLDILKTLKDKLK from the coding sequence TTGATTGTATCTATGTATTTTGCCATTGATGATCTTAGGGGTGAAGCTTTAGAGTTCACGCAACGGGAGAAAAAAGAAGACTTTGAGGCCGCTCATCCGGAGTGCTCTTTAGTCACTGATATAGAAGTTGTAGGAACCCTGCGCAAAAGTGGCGTCGATGTTTATTTGTCCGGGGAGATACGGACGGAGCTGTTCGTAACATGCACCCGTTGCCTGGAACCTTTTAAGTTTCCGGTTAAATGTATGGTGACTGCGCGTTATGTCCCACAGTCCGAACCCGATAAAGAACATGCGGAAGTAGAGCTGGACGCTTCCGACATTGAGATTGAATATTACGACGATGGCAGGGTGGACATCACCCAATCGGTTTGCGACCAGATATTGTTGGAAGTGCCGCAGATTTGTTTGTGTGAGAAAGATTGCAAGGGGTTGTGCCCTGATTGTGGGGAAAATTTAAATCTGGGAGCGTGTGGTTGCGGCAATGAATCGTCGATTGATCCCAGGTTGGACATTTTAAAAACTTTAAAAGACAAGCTTAAGTGA
- the xerD gene encoding site-specific tyrosine recombinase XerD produces MSPILKEYTDFLKIEKRHSPNTVEAYGRDISCFIAFIGDLPLATVDSTHIREFLLNCREEGQDSRSTARYLSSLKSFFKFLCDEDHLKDNPAEIMESPRIWRKLPGFLSLVDVEALLAAPDPKTLFGVRDKAMLEILYATGLRVSELVSLKLDDVDLEVGFLRSLGKGSKERVVPIGSVAQEAVQDYLLMARRLFLKGNTAHELFLTRRGSKMTRQGFWKILKAYALKANISASISPHTLRHAFATHLLEGGADLRSVQEMLGHADISTTQIYTHILEERMREVHDRFHPRA; encoded by the coding sequence ATGTCCCCCATCCTCAAAGAATACACGGATTTCCTGAAAATCGAGAAACGCCATTCGCCGAATACGGTGGAGGCCTATGGCCGGGATATTTCCTGTTTCATCGCCTTCATCGGAGATTTGCCCCTGGCGACGGTGGATTCCACTCATATCCGCGAATTTCTTTTGAATTGCCGGGAAGAGGGGCAGGACTCCCGATCCACCGCCCGCTATTTATCCTCGCTGAAATCGTTTTTTAAATTTTTATGCGATGAGGATCATCTCAAAGACAATCCGGCTGAAATAATGGAATCGCCCAGAATATGGCGCAAGTTGCCGGGGTTTCTTTCTCTCGTTGACGTGGAAGCGCTACTGGCGGCTCCCGACCCGAAAACCCTGTTTGGCGTTCGCGATAAAGCCATGCTGGAGATTCTTTATGCCACGGGCCTTCGGGTTTCCGAATTGGTTTCCCTGAAGCTGGACGATGTTGACCTTGAGGTCGGGTTTCTTCGGTCGCTGGGAAAAGGCTCGAAGGAGAGGGTGGTTCCCATCGGTTCCGTCGCTCAGGAGGCGGTGCAAGACTATCTTTTAATGGCCAGGCGGCTCTTTCTTAAGGGAAACACGGCCCACGAGCTGTTCCTCACCCGGCGCGGCAGTAAAATGACTCGGCAAGGGTTCTGGAAAATCCTCAAAGCCTATGCCCTGAAAGCCAATATCAGCGCCAGCATCTCTCCGCACACGTTAAGGCACGCTTTTGCAACCCATCTGCTGGAGGGAGGAGCCGATTTGCGCTCTGTTCAGGAGATGCTTGGGCATGCGGATATTTCCACCACCCAGATTTACACCCATATTCTGGAGGAAAGAATGCGGGAAGTGCACGATCGATTTCATCCCAGGGCATGA